The proteins below come from a single Eubacterium limosum genomic window:
- a CDS encoding FAD-dependent oxidoreductase, with product MDKIYDLIIIGGGSAGLSAGIYAARAMLDTLIIEKNQPGGQAVNTAEVVNYPGIRHTTGPKLMDEMHKHAMDFGAEFTVAEIEGVDLDGEVKALHTSRGTYRSRAVIIATGASPRKIGFAGEQEYTGRGIAYCATCDGEFFSGLDIFVLGGGFAAAEEAVFLTRYGRSVTIVVREDDFTCAQMVADKVREHPGIEVWYNTEVKEVSGDDFLKKVEFFNNKTGAAFTYESKDGKPFGMFVFAGYEPATQIFKGRVDIDAEGYILTNDRMETNVPGVYAAGDLRPKELRQIVTAVADGAIAATAAEKYVAAERERLGLAAPEPKAAKTPAEPETEAPQGGEDGFIPAAMKGQLKEIFSKLERTARVVTIIDPAVPKTLEMQGFLEEVAALNDHIQVEAYRKGEKPELEAAMHLDNLPVVALFDPEGQYSGVKFTGIPGGHEMNSFVLAVYNFAGPGQAVDEALAKRIAAIDHPVNAQICISLSCHFCPDVVAACQRIALLNPNIQAEMIDTALFPELKEEYKLMSVPAMILNKRDVVFGAKKMSEIVEIFEKLNH from the coding sequence ATGGATAAGATTTATGACTTGATTATTATCGGCGGCGGTTCCGCCGGACTCTCGGCTGGTATCTATGCTGCCCGGGCCATGCTCGATACGCTGATCATTGAGAAAAACCAGCCGGGCGGCCAGGCTGTGAATACCGCGGAGGTAGTTAACTATCCCGGTATCCGCCACACCACCGGCCCTAAGCTCATGGATGAAATGCACAAGCACGCCATGGATTTCGGCGCGGAATTTACTGTAGCTGAGATCGAGGGGGTGGACCTTGACGGGGAAGTAAAGGCACTGCATACCAGCCGCGGCACTTACAGAAGCCGCGCGGTCATCATCGCCACAGGCGCCTCCCCGCGCAAGATCGGCTTTGCCGGTGAGCAGGAATATACCGGACGCGGCATTGCCTACTGCGCGACCTGTGACGGCGAGTTTTTCAGCGGCCTTGACATCTTTGTGCTGGGCGGCGGCTTTGCCGCAGCCGAGGAGGCTGTGTTCCTGACCCGCTACGGCAGAAGCGTGACCATTGTGGTGCGCGAGGATGATTTTACCTGCGCCCAGATGGTGGCGGACAAGGTCCGGGAACATCCGGGCATTGAGGTGTGGTACAACACAGAGGTGAAAGAAGTTTCCGGCGACGATTTTCTGAAAAAGGTAGAATTTTTCAATAATAAGACCGGCGCTGCCTTTACCTATGAGAGCAAGGACGGCAAGCCTTTTGGCATGTTTGTGTTCGCGGGCTATGAGCCGGCCACCCAGATTTTTAAGGGCCGGGTGGACATCGACGCTGAGGGCTATATCCTCACAAATGACCGCATGGAAACCAATGTCCCCGGCGTTTACGCCGCGGGTGACCTGAGGCCAAAGGAGCTGCGCCAGATTGTCACGGCAGTGGCCGACGGCGCCATCGCGGCCACCGCGGCGGAAAAATACGTGGCGGCTGAGCGGGAACGCCTGGGCCTGGCAGCGCCTGAGCCGAAGGCAGCCAAAACTCCGGCAGAGCCGGAGACGGAAGCGCCACAGGGCGGCGAAGACGGCTTTATCCCGGCGGCCATGAAGGGCCAGCTCAAGGAAATCTTCAGCAAGCTCGAACGCACTGCGCGGGTGGTGACCATCATCGACCCGGCTGTGCCAAAGACCTTGGAAATGCAGGGTTTCTTAGAGGAAGTGGCAGCGCTTAACGACCATATCCAGGTGGAGGCCTATAGAAAAGGCGAGAAGCCTGAGCTGGAAGCCGCCATGCACCTCGACAACCTGCCGGTGGTAGCCCTGTTTGATCCAGAGGGACAGTATTCCGGCGTCAAATTTACCGGTATCCCCGGCGGCCATGAAATGAATTCCTTTGTTCTGGCGGTTTATAACTTCGCCGGACCGGGCCAGGCAGTGGACGAGGCCCTTGCCAAGCGGATTGCGGCCATCGACCATCCAGTTAATGCCCAGATCTGTATCTCCCTGTCCTGTCATTTCTGCCCCGATGTGGTGGCGGCCTGCCAACGCATCGCTCTACTGAACCCGAACATTCAGGCGGAAATGATCGACACGGCCCTTTTCCCAGAGCTGAAGGAAGAATACAAGCTCATGAGCGTACCTGCCATGATCCTCAATAAACGGGATGTGGTCTTCGGCGCAAAGAAAATGAGCGAGATTGTCGAAATTTTTGAAAAACTAAATCATTAA
- the ahpC gene encoding alkyl hydroperoxide reductase subunit C, translating into MKNLIGKELIDFEVQAYHEGDFKTVTKEDVLGKWGVFFFYPADFTFVCPTELADVADNYEEFKKIGCEIYSVSEDTHFVHKAWADTTDTIKGLPYPMLGDPAGVLAKFFGVLVKEEGQALRGTFVVDPDGVIKVYEIHDMGIGRNAEELLRKVQAAQFVREHGDQVCPAKWKPGEDTLTPSLDLVGKL; encoded by the coding sequence ATGAAAAATTTAATTGGCAAAGAATTGATCGATTTTGAAGTACAGGCATATCACGAAGGTGATTTTAAAACCGTCACAAAGGAAGATGTCCTGGGCAAATGGGGTGTGTTCTTCTTTTACCCGGCAGATTTTACCTTTGTGTGCCCGACAGAGTTGGCGGACGTAGCGGACAATTATGAGGAGTTCAAAAAAATCGGCTGTGAAATCTATTCGGTTTCAGAAGATACCCATTTTGTACATAAAGCCTGGGCGGACACCACCGACACCATCAAGGGCCTTCCGTACCCGATGTTAGGCGACCCGGCGGGCGTGCTGGCAAAATTCTTCGGTGTGCTGGTCAAGGAAGAAGGCCAGGCGCTGCGCGGTACCTTTGTGGTGGACCCGGACGGCGTTATCAAGGTTTACGAAATTCATGACATGGGCATCGGCCGTAACGCTGAGGAGCTTCTGCGCAAGGTACAGGCCGCTCAGTTTGTAAGAGAACACGGCGATCAGGTCTGCCCTGCGAAATGGAAACCAGGCGAAGACACACTGACACCAAGCTTAGACTTAGTCGGCAAGCTGTAA